One Loxodonta africana isolate mLoxAfr1 chromosome 4, mLoxAfr1.hap2, whole genome shotgun sequence genomic region harbors:
- the LOC100661596 gene encoding natural killer cells antigen CD94-like — MAAFQNNLWSLISGTLAVVCLLLMATLGVLLKNSFATESIQPTPSPGSTIEPQEGCGCCPCKEKWIGYRCNCYFFSNEEKTWAESRDFCASHNSSLLRLESKDEFNSRISDGRYYWIGLTYNKRRGAWLWEDGSALSRDLFPLFSPLNPQNCILYDSDTIWDEDCGKKHGFICKQ, encoded by the exons ATGGCAG CTTTTCAGAACAATTTATGGAGCCTGATTTCTGGAACTTTGGCAGTAGTGTGCCTTTTGTTGATGGCTACTTTGGGAGTTTTATTGAAAAATT CATTTGCCACAGAAAGCATTCAGCCAACACCCTCTCCAGGATCTACCATAGAACCCCAGGAAG GCTGTGGCTGCTGTCCTTGCAAAGAGAAGTGGATTGGGTACCGATGCAATTgttacttcttttccaatgaaGAAAAAACTTGGGCAGAAAGTAGGGATTTCTGTGCTTCTCACAATTCCAGTCTACTTCGGCTGGAAAGCAAAGATGAATTT AACTCTAGGATCTCCGATGGACGTTATTACTGGATTGGACTCACTTATAACAAAAGACGTGGTGCGTGGCTGTGGGAGGACGGCTCTGCTCTCTCCCGGGATCT ATTTCCATTGTTTTCACCTCTAAATCCACAGAATTGCATATTGTATGATAGCGATACTATTTGGGATGAAGATTGTGGGAAGAAACATGGTTTTATCTGTAAGCAATAA